Genomic segment of Panicum virgatum strain AP13 chromosome 9N, P.virgatum_v5, whole genome shotgun sequence:
ATCTACAtgttgcggcggcggctcccccccccgcccccccggCGGGctctgtaacgacccggcccgggagaacggctaagatctactctgcacgttgagtaaaacacacctgctaaataactctcttgcgctttcgtcctcgcttcgcgtaaaAAGTTGCAATCAGAGTTATTCAGCCTCCCTGGGCCTGGTATTTAAATTGGTCGGGCTTCCCTTCAACTCTCAGTATGGGACTAAATTCGCGATTCTACAGTAGCTACTACAGTAACTCACGAATTTGGCCCGGCCCATCTAGCCCATGGGCTATTACAATCATTGCCCCTTAGACTCGACGTCCCCGTCGAGTACCAGACCAACCTAAATaccaggatctcctctcttggccacgtcccatacgtctagtgctaacggtcccatgtatcacgtccgtgcgtccaatGGCAACAGTCCCTGTGCGACGTCCGTGCCTCCCACGTGCCCGTCCACATGCCTTGGCATCTACGCCCCCAcacgcccgtgctcatgcccgtGCACTTCTGCCCGCTtgtggcgtgaaaccgcgagagtcggctctgataccactgtaacgacccggcccgggagaacggctaagatctactctgcacgttgagtaaaacacacctgctaaataactcttttgcgctttcgtcctcgcttcgcgtaaaaagttgcaaccggagttattcAGCCTCCCTGGGCCTGATATTTAAATTGGTCTGGCTTCCCTTCAGTATGGGACTAAATTCGCGATGCTACAGTAGCTGCGGCCCATCTAGCCCATGGGCTGTTACAGGCTCGTGGCGGTGCCGGGCTTggagacggcggtggcggcccggGGCGGCGGAGCCCTGGCTGCAGGTCGTTGGGGACAGCGCCGGCGTGCCGCCGGCCTACGGCGGTCACGACAGGTGGAGTCTGGCCCGTCTCCGCATGCTGTCTTGTCGGATGGGGTGGCAGCCGATGCAGTTTGCGGCTGTCGCCTGCAGCCGGCACGTCGACGCCCATCTGATGGGCTTCCGTGGGGCAGCGGGACATGGCATTGAAGGTGTTTGATGGTGAGAGGGTCGGCTTCTTGGCCCGGCATCTGCGCTTGTGGGTTCTTGGGCGAAAGCTTGGGCGATGGCGATGCCGTAGGGCGCCGCTTTCCCTGTTGGGGGCGTCGTGTTTCCCCTAGCGTTGACATCCAAGGGAGAAATCCCAGTCCATTGGGGACGTGCGATGGTGGCGCCATTGGCATCACTCCCTTCCTGAAGGCGTCACATTTGGATTGTATTGTGGCTTCGATGTCTCTCTGGACCGATGTTCTTGCTTCCCGGTGCTTCGGTGTGGGTCTTGCAACGTGAAGTCGGAGCTGCTGCGTGAGGGACGTGGCTCGGCAACGATGACATGTGGCGATCCTCCCTGGAGCTAGGGGTCTACATTTGCTGGGGGCGAGGCGAGGATTCATGATCGAAAGTCGGAGCTGCTCTTTGCGATGTCGAGCTTGGCAACGATAACCGGTTGCGGCCGCTTGCTTCGGACCTGTCGGTGGGTGGCTCGTGGGTGGCTTGCCATAGGAAGTCAGAGCTGCATAGCTTGATCTATGCTCGGCAACGATGACCGATGGTGGTGCGTCGTGTTTGTACTCAACCGTATTGCGTGGGTTGATTAGCTCATTGGACGCCTCCTTTCGGCATCTTGTTGGGTTAACTTTTTTTTACATAATTTCTTTCGTCTTAATTGAGCGGCAGAGCTCCTGCCAttatgttcaaaaaaaaaaaaaatccgttCTTCCTTAAATGGGCCAAGATCATCCTTTAACATAGGCCCAACATCATAAAGTGTGTGCTGTTCCTTTTAAGGCATCCAGCATTCATACAAGTAGGGATGTCAATTTTACCCGCGGGTGCGGGTACCCGACCCGACGGATGAAGGTATGGGTATAAAATTTTACCCACGGATATATGTATGGGTATAAAATTTCACCTGCGGGTACCCAATGGGTACCCGAAATACAAAAAATAACCTAGTGAGCTCATATCATTCACAAATTTTATGTCACATTTTCTTGtgattatataaactaaatagatggatagtgagattgtgtgaacTAATAGATCTGAAAATGATATTGATATTTTACTTATTATTTGTAGTGAAGCGTatgattattttttaattttttattagaTGAAATACATAACAAGAATTGAACGTAATTACTTACATACAACTCCAAAATAGATGTTGAAGATAAGAAAAAAATAGTGCAAGATGATTTGTTTAGTTCTGTATTTTACTAATTCtttgtatttgcttgtatggaTGATAAATTCACAATATACTAGTCAATATGATCAAATGATAGGTTATTTATGCTATTATTAAAATACTCTATGGGTACCAGAAACCCCATCCGTACCCGCCGGGTACGGATAAGGGTATAAAATTTTATCCGCTAGACTTCGCGGGTACGGATATATCTTATAGTTTTGGATATTGTCGAGGGTGGGTATTTGCTCTACCCGCACCTTATCCGACCCGTTGGCATCCCTACATACAAGGGCGAATTGGCTTGTAGTCCAATGGTAGGACGGTCTAGTGGGACGCTACCCACCAGGGTTCAAATCCTGGTGCTCGCACCTTTTTCTGAGATTTGCTGGTGTTATGCTTTAAGCGGTAAGCGACGTTTTCATCGACGACGAGACGCTAGTGGTGACTTCGGAAATCTTTAGATCTGCCGGTGCTCAGTCGTTCAGAGGTGCTCATAGGGGTTGGATTTACGTATGTGTGTTCATAGGGTGTGAGTGTGGGCGTGTTGTGGGCGTCTATGTTGTATTGTGTGATTCTCAAAAAATGTTACAACTATTAATATTACACTGGccttgtttagatcactttgtattttggatttttggatttttgaaagggaatcttcaacatttaaagtattaaatgtagactaatcacaaaactaattacagatctcgtctgtaaactacgagacgaatctaatgagtctaatctATCTGTCGTTAGtgcatatttactgtagcattactgtatcaatttagtgtctaatcacgttctaattagtctcattagattcgtctcgcgatttatagtccatttgtgtaatgcgatttatttttcgactacatttagtacactatgcaagcgatttacaaaaattttgcattttgactttatggatctaaacagggccacaATGACTTTTCCCTTGTTTCAAGTTGCTAACAAGTTTTCTTTATGAAATACTATACTTAGAAACCCGTTTTTAGATATGATAAAAGGGAACGTATCTGGTGCAAGCCACAACTTTTATGAAAATCCGTGCAAACTACGACAAAAAaggtcgtctaaattcaccaaaaaaatcacacatgtagataatatgatgatacacaacgttgtaaaatatcttgtccaaactcgattttGTTTGTGAGTtataaaaaataacaaatttctaactaATCATCTGGACAATtttctggcttgaaatttgttatttttatatctcacaaacgaagccgagtttggacaagatattttacaagattgtgtatcaatatatcatctacatgtgtgatttttttggtaaaTTTAGACAACTTTTTTATTATGGTTTGCATGAGTTTTCACGAAGTTGCGGTTTGCACTAAATATTTTCCCAAGATAAAAAGGCCTCTCTGCTCTCACGATTATATAATGCCAATCAGCAAGTCGTGGATATATGTTTTCTACTTACAGAAAACGATGAGCTACCTAATGAATTTCCATAAAAGTTTTCGCTATAAACTGTGATAGGTTAATATTTAATTGACCCTTTTTTTTATCTTTACCCTCGTACTGTAGATGTCGTAGTGTCAAAAGCTACAGCATGTTCGGTATCTACGTATCAAGTCGGgcttagattttttttcccttcttttCCTTCATTCCTATGAGTATGACTGAAGTGTTGTATACTCTGATTTGGCAGTAAACTCAAACCCGTCTCTACCAATTAACATAACCTACAAACTGCATGCAACAAGTATCAGAAACACGAAGAACCAAGATAGGGACACATGTAAATGAACAAATGAGGAACGCGCAGCCGtgactcccgccgccgccgtcggatcttcttgctccggccgcctccgccccttTCAGCCACAGATTCGCGCTCCCCTCGGCTCACCctctccatccatccatcccatGGACTCCCTAGCTGTGCGTGTAGGGAGATCGGAGAGGATGACCTAGCCGCCCAcaccaccagccgccgccgccaccgccggagaCCACTCTGGTCCCGGCAGCCAtagcccccgccggcggccaaAGTTCCGCCCCTCCCCCTTGCGACCTTGGTCTGCCCTCGCCTCCGAGCTGCCATCGCGCTACCGCCGTCCGCTATGGCCGTGTTGgtgctcgacgacgacgacgacctcctTGACGACATGGCTCGGCCTCCCGACCTCGAGCCCCCACCCGCTGCCTGCGGCTCATCGGAGCACCTCTTCTTCCAttcaccgccaccaccgtccaCCCGCCCGCCGGCAGCCACTCCGGCGCCAGCGGCAACCACATCCTCAACTGCTCCAGTGCCGGGTGCCTTCTCCCCCCACCACACCCTCGATGACTCGCCCACGCTGACAGCCACCCCGGCTtcggcgacctcctcctcctcgccgacgggcactcctctcccctcccctggGCATGAATCTCTCTCCCCGGATGCGGCTCCGCTTTTCCCTAGTGGCCACTCCAACGGCCGGGGGAAGCAGCTTCGATGGAGGGACGACACCCCACCTCTCTCCGACGACGACAGCTCCCCATACTACCGCGACATCCTGCTGCGGCAATCGAGGGCGGCCTCCTTAACACCGGCGGCAGTGCAGGTCGACGCACCGGCTCCGATGCCCACTCTCCGCTCCGTCGTGGTGCTGCCTCCACATGGCGAGGGTGGGCACCGCAAGCGTCCTCGTCGGTGGGACCTCCGGCTACCCTCTCCGCCACCCTGGACGGACAAGCGGTCCCAGCGCAGCATTCGCCGGCACGGAACGACAGAGCTGGACGTCGGCCTCCAGCAGCACGACCACCCGCACAAGGCAGGTCAGGCTACCCCAAGCCGTGTCTGAGGTCAAGCTGAACATCGCCCTCCTCGTGTCGACCATGATGGCTGGCAACGAGTTGAGAGGCGGCGTGCGCATCCTCGGGACCATCGGGAGTGGCCTCCTCGGCCGgaagcgccgcggcggcgatgctTTCCCAAGGTGCTCGATGGCCGATGCTTGAACTGCCTTTCCTTCAAGCATCAGGTTGCTTCATGTCATCAGCCATCGCAGTGCCTGCGTTGCCACGGTCTTCGGCACCGTGCCAAGGATTGCTTGCGGCCTCGTCGCCCGCAACTCCGCTCGGCCCAGGCTCGGCTAGATGATTGTGTCGCTCCTGCTGGGTTTAGGCATGATCGCCCTCCGATCTCGGACGATCGGTCGTTGCTGACGACCGCTGCTACTGGCGGTGGCCTTGATCTCACGCTCTCCGCCATCGATGCCTTGGCCATGGTTGCTTTGGCTACGACCAAGTCGACGATCATGGCTGTGCTTCACATCGGGGAGGATGACTTCACCCTCAGGCCTGCCTTCCCCGAGCTGTTCGTGGCCATCTTCCGATCTCAAGAGTTCTGAGATCGGGCTTCGGCGGCGAGTGTTTCCCAGGATGGGCCATTACTTTCTGGTGGTCTGCTGGGACACTCGGGGGCTGCCACACCCGTGACGCCTGTGGAGGTGCCGCCTATGGAGATGCCACCATCGGCCGAGGTGGTGCCGGTTGTGGAGGTGCCGCCTGTGGAGGTGCCACCTTCGGCCGAGATTGTGGTGCCGGCTTCTGAGGAGACAACCAGCACGGTCGGGGTGTCGGAGGACTACAATTCTGCGGCCTTGGAGGAGTTTGTCAGCAAAGTTACGAAGAATATTTCGCCACCTCTTGTAGACaagccgcctcaccgccgtcgaGTTGACCCTGTCCTCGTTGATGTGCCTCCTCTGCTGTCTTTGTCTGAGGCATATGGCCTCAGGCGAAGCCATCACCAAGCCTTGGACCCTCTCTTGGCCGTCAAGCCGGCAAAGCGAGGGGCAGTGCTCCTGATCCGCCTTGGTGAGGTTGTTGCGCCTCTGCCCTTGGCGGCTTCGGTAGAGCAAGCGGTGGAGAAACTTTTTCGCGAAGGACCTTCGCCGCACCACATGGATGCTTTGCAGGACATACTTCCGATGTTGAAGAACAAGAGCAACAACTCTCCCTCCGTGGGATGGAGCGTTGACTGAGGGCTACGTTTAGAGCCAGTCGTTTATGTTGCGTGGGATGTGAGTAGTTCATGTTGGAGTTTATCTTTCGGGATATGAGTAGTTCATGTTGGAGTTTATCTTTCAGGTTGTGTTCAGCTGGCTTACCGGCTTGTGtccatccggagtccgtttcaTTTGGGTTGTAATCGAATATTGTACTAATTTCTTTTTcgtcttaatacaatgatatgTTGCGCGcgcattcgagaaaaaaaagaaaaataaataaatgaacaAATCCAATCCAGCTGAATTTAGCTGTATATATCCACCAGATGGATATAGAGGCCGGTTTATCCTTACCTAAGAAATCCAGTTGGATTACCATTAAGATGATGAGGCAATAAATTCATTGTAAAACCGAAGAAAACACACTAGATTTTCCTCTatcaaggaaaaaaataaagaagaagaaataaatAATAAGAAGAATAGATCTAAGTTACTAACTAGTTTACACCAAGCAACTTCCTCCCAACCTCATTGTTGGTGGCGGCATGACCGGCACCAGGGCTGTGTCCGGGGTCCGTTGCTCGGGTGTCCTCGCCGaggacgccgccaccgccggctgcGCCATTCCCGGTGCCATCAGGTGAGATCGTGCCTCTGGTTACCGTACCCTTGGTGGCTTCATCGGAATGCGACAGCAAGCTAAACCGCCTATGCATCATTGCGAGGGGTTTTCCTTGAGAGTACATGACATGGTTAGAGGAGAGGAGGATCACGAACACCAGGGTGAGGGCTACTCTCCTGAGCTTAGAGAAGATCATGGTGTGAATAGCTAGCAGCTAGGCGCTAGAGAAGCTTGCCAAGCTGGTGATGAAGTCCTGGAGTGAGCTAAGGGATGGTGGACACTGCTTGTCGATGTGAGCTCATCGTCCTTTGCTATTTATAGCATCGTACTAAATACCTTGATGGCAGATGTCGACTGGAGTTGCAATAGAAAACAAGTACGAGAGGAATCTTTCGGAGGTTTGCATATTCATGGTGGGCAAAAAGTGTCATGGAACATAAGAAATGGATTGTTTTTGTTAATCAAATAACATTGAACAGTAAATCCTCTCTTTTGCATACAAAGGGAGAAGGTGAAGGACCACAAATAAAACAACAGCAGTACGTGCTCCACTGCTCGTGCACTATgtaacatatacatatacatatatatacatatatatagatatacatatatatagatatacatatatatatacatatatatatacatatatatacatacatatatatatatacatatataaatacatatatatatacatatatatatacatatatatagatacatatatatatatacatatatatacatatatatatagatacatatatatacatatatatatagatacatatatatatatatacatatatatatacatatacatatacatatatatatatacatatatatacatatatatatatacatatacatatatacatacatatatatatatccgtGGATTTGTTTAGTCGTCAATCATTCTTATACTTTGCAAAGTACGGCGACATGGAATCCTAAGCTTGATACGCCATTTATGTTTGTCGTTAGCCTTAACATGCTCGTCCCTAGAATATATATTTTAAAGACTGATTTATGTATACCTGTTAATAATTAAAACCCGAACTCAAAAGCATACACAAACCAGACCCACCACATCAGTGCTGTGCTAACAGCTAGCTAGATTAATATGACCCGACAAAGCTGCCTTAttgcagaaaaaaaaacttgaaacaGCCGGGGTGGGGGGTGGGTGGGGTGGTTATATGACGGCGCTTGTCGCAAGGACTTCGGCTTTCCGGCCGAGAAATCCTCCAACCTTGGCTTCTGTGGTCCGTGAGGGGGATTTCTTTAACTACCGCAATATGAGATTCGCTCCCACCACGAGCCGAACTTAGAACCTAGGAGTACTACTAGAGCCATCTAACCAAACTGGCTAGCTAGAGGCCCGTTCGCAAACTAACTTATTGCAGCACTCATCAGTTaaatatatatgcatgcatgcataataACGACAACATAAAGATATACGgatcaatcaaataaaagacctCAACGGGCATTGGTTACAGTTAACTAGAAAAATCGAAAGAGCACAcagtatcaaaaaaaaaaattctcaaagtAAAGCACCATTTGTGATAATCGATCTCCTTGCAGATAAAGCACTACAGGACTAGAGTACGTAATAATGGACCATTACATTATTTCTcattttatgtatttagttATTGGTACTTGGTAGTAAGATAAGGGTGAATTTTATTTCTATATCGGCACAAATGTTGGTTGTTGTGTCTTATTTTCTATAAGCTAGGATGTGGTTTTTGTAGTGCACAAGCACAAATTGTGCAACGAGAGTCTCAAGGCGGCGACTGCGGTGTTGCTCCATGGGTACGACAGAGGATGGGCACATAGTCGTGGCATCAGGCACAACTTTCTTGAGTGCTTGCCGCTTCCAGTGTCTCCTCATCTTTATAATTATTATTCTCCGGAAATAGTTGGTgtagttattttgttttagtTGCATAGTTGTATACATAAGAATTGAAGTAATAACTATACCATAGTAATTCTTCGTCTTCATCGTGGTTGGATTCTTCCTGGTCATCCTCCGCAATGTCCATTGGCTGTGTGTGATCCGATGGTGTGCTCGGTGGTGTCTCCATTACTTCGGTGGAACCAGATCCCCGTTTCTCTTGAGGAGGCGAATCTTCTTCTTCAATCAGATCTGCATGAGAATGCACATGAGGTATTGCAGTTTACGGATTGTTTTGGTGCTAAAATATGTAGTTAGGGGCAATGTATAGACAAATTGAACCATACGTAATTGCAGACGACGTGCTTCATGTCCACCTTCTTGTCTAGAAGTCCCTGCACCATGGTAACCTTGGTGTTGCGGGTATACTGTGTATCGGAGTGGAAAGTTGCCCGATGCTGCAGGGAAGAGTGACAATTGTTAGACGAAACAGTTTCACATTAATGGAGCAAAGGTCTTTTGTAACTACAATTACCATTCATGCTCGCGGCTAACTGGATTGCCGTTGGGTCGCCCGGTGGAAGAACATCAGCACGAATCCAAATTGGCCATATGCTCAAGTAGGAACCCCCTTCTGTCTGAACTCTGCGGACGGCTACATGTACAACACTAGGTATAGCGTTCCTTGGAGCGAATGTGTGCGCCCTGATTGAGAAATCCACTTGCCTCGAATTGATGTCACGAAGGTTACATATGTTCGCAAAGATTCTATGTAATATTGCGGGACACTGCATAAATATTTGTGGTGGCAATCCAGATATGAGAAGACTGAGTGGTACGTTATTTCCTTGTGGACGTTGTTGTCTACCTTCTATCTGGTGCACTATTGGAATAGACTCATCCAAGAACAAAGTAGTGGAACCATAGTCGGGCGTCCATCCTAGGATCGCAAGGATATGGTTCTCAACGTGCATGTATGGACAACCCATGATGCAAGTGGCTTCTTCGAATGATCGGGTTAGCAGCACATACTCGCCGAACAAACGTAAGACATTCTCTAGCGGAAGCTCTATGCCAGTATTTTCCCTTACCACTCGCAGTAGCTTGTGGTGACTGACAGAACGGGGGACTTGTACTTGAATATGCGGACATGGAGGAAACTTAGCAACTATTAGGCCGGCAAAAACCGAGGCGTGCAAATTGAACTCATGTTCCTCAAAGATTGTCAAGTGTTCATAGTTGACATGTGCCATTGGTTGGTCCCCGTAGGAGGGGGTGGCGGGAAGGGGGCGGGGAGGCGGCacggggaggaggtggcgggtaggcggcggggaggcggcacggggaggaggtggccgggaggtggcggggaggtggcacgaggaggaggtggcggggaggcggtggaggtgaggcggcggggaggcgggggtggaggtggcggcggaggaggtggcggcgaggagggacggggaggaggcggacgcggcggcgaggagaggtGGCGAGGAGGCGCCAGATCTACGAGGGGGTGGCGGCAGAGGCGGCAGAGCAGCGCGGGGGCGGTGAGGAGGAGGCAGGCCAGCggggccggaggcggcggcgaggaggaggcgggcgcggcggaggcgacggaggGAGCGCGCGCCGGATCTAAcctagggagcggcgtaggggGCGCCGCGGGGTTGGCAGGGGTGGCGGAGGGGGCGGCACGGGGTTGGTGGGGGTGGCGGATGGGGCGGCGGATGGAGCAGCGGCAGGGGAGCACGgaaaattttggcagcattCCGGCGTCTTCTCGCGCGCGCCAAGGGAGTGTGAAAATTTATCTAAGTCCTTAGATATTTATAGGAGCTCGATTTGTAGGTGCGGGTGgcggcatcacccgcccctacaaacatatTTGTAGGGGCATCCGGGGCGACGACCGCCCCTGCAAatctatttgtaggggcgggtggcggcATAACCCGCCCCTACAGatagatttgtaggggcggtcgGCGGCAAcccccgcccctaaaaatagttttcgaaatttatttcaaaaattcttttaaatcagaaaatatagtaaatattatcaaaacatgctgaaatttttaccatacgcGTATTTTGATgtgtaaaatatagtaaaattAATAAACATACATTGCACTATATGTAATAAGAAAATATGTTCAAACGCTAGTCTCTACTAAGTCACTACTCTCTCGTACAATCTAAGAGCAACTTTGTCCTTTCCACATATTCAAACAATAAA
This window contains:
- the LOC120689202 gene encoding classical arabinogalactan protein 9-like, with protein sequence MAVLVLDDDDDLLDDMARPPDLEPPPAACGSSEHLFFHSPPPPSTRPPAATPAPAATTSSTAPVPGAFSPHHTLDDSPTLTATPASATSSSSPTGTPLPSPGHESLSPDAAPLFPSGHSNGRGKQLRWRDDTPPLSDDDSSPYYRDILLRQSRAASLTPAAVQVDAPAPMPTLRSVVVLPPHGEGGHRKRPRRWDLRLPSPPPWTDKRSQRSIRRHGTTELDVGLQQHDHPHKAGQATPSRV